The following are encoded in a window of Castanea sativa cultivar Marrone di Chiusa Pesio chromosome 5, ASM4071231v1 genomic DNA:
- the LOC142633306 gene encoding putative LRR receptor-like serine/threonine-protein kinase At1g07650 isoform X4: MARLVLPYISFMVFLLFTCMAAQPGTGQKTDNDEVKALGEIAEQLGKKDWNTRVDPCKDNPIWLTPKLDSKPLYNNSLICNCSYPDSVCHVVALIFKGQDLGGVLPRSLVKLHYLTYLDLAWNFLSGNIPQEWASTKLEFLYLAVNNLSGPIPSFLGDITTLRILNIENNLFSGMVPPELGKLVNMENLILSANNLSGELPVALTNLTKLKELRISSSNFTGRMPDFFQSWKQLEKLEIQASGFEGPIPSNISILSNLTELRISDLVGGGSKFPNLGSSTRMKRLMLKSCNISGPIPKSILNLIQLQTLDLSFNRLDGIVPDFGGLSELKYLFLTSNLLTGPIPEGIKGKDNTHQIDLSYNNFLESSAPSCRGNLNLFKSFSGRDNLNLSECLKDSPCSKDFYKVHINCGGKASIVGNIKYEADEDPAGGASFFRKENWGFSSSGRFWDINTTGNDYVANNVSILKMNESELYTSARLSPLSTTYYARCLANGPYKLKLHFAEIVIRDNRSFGSLGRRIFDIYVQEKLVLKDFDIENAAPGVDKAVVREYKANVTNKVLMIRFFWAGKGTTATPKRGTYGPLISAISVEADFNPPDDGKMKISIVVGAVVAVLLLIFMILGILWWKGCLGGRKSRENELKGLDLQTGFFTYRQIKAATNNFNAANKLGEGGFGSVYKGILSDGIVIAVKQLSSKSRQGSREFVNEIGMISGLQHPNLVRLYGCCIEGKQLLLVYEYMENNSLARALFDPVDSQLKLDWPARQKICVGIAKGLAFLHEESTLKIVHRDIKSTNVLLDRDLNPKISDFGLAKLDEEENTHISTRIAGTIGYMAPEYALWGHLTYKADVYSFGVVALEIIAGKNNMKYRPNQNFVCLLDWAIVLQQRGDLMELVDPELGFDFSKEEALRMIKVSLLCTNPSPVLRPVMTAVVNMLEGRIVIDELTRGPSVYGEEWGFEALRDQHGESSRPNSMESQSLVQSSNATWIGSSSTSAHNIYSTNQNE; the protein is encoded by the exons TGAAAGCCCTTGGTGAAATAGCTGAACAATTGGGAAAGAAAGACTGGAATACCAGAGTGGACCCATGCAAAGATAACCCAATTTGGTTAACGCCAAAATTGGATTCGAAGCCACTATACAACAATTCTCTCATTTGCAATTGCTCCTACCCTGATAGTGTATGCCACGTCGTTGCATT GATTTTTAAAGGGCAGGATCTCGGCGGTGTGCTTCCACGATCTCTGGTGAAGCTACACTACCTGACGTACCT TGATCTCGCTTGGAACTTCTTGAGTGGTAACATACCCCAAGAATGGGCTTCTACAAAGTTGGAATTTTT GTACCTCGCTGTGAACAATTTATCAGGACCAATTCCAAGCTTCTTGGGAGACATTACAACACTTAGAATTTT GAATATAGAGAACAATCTGTTTTCAGGAATGGTTCCCCCTGAGCTTGGAAAGTTGGTTAACATGGAGAATCT CATTCTTAGTGCTAACAATCTCTCAGGAGAGTTGCCAGTTGCGCTAACTAATTTGACCAAATTAAAAGAACT TAGAATTAGCAGTAGCAACTTCACTGGAAGAATGCCTGACTTTTTCCAAAGTTGGAAACAACTTGAGAAATT AGAGATCCAAGCTAGTGGTTTTGAGGGGCCAATTCCTTCTAACATTTCTATCTTGAGTAACTTAACTGAGCT AAGGATCAGTGACTTAGTTGGAGGGGGTTCAAAATTTCCAAACCTAGGAAGCAGCACACGCATGAAAAGATT AATGTTGAAGAGCTGTAATATCTCTGGACCAATTCCTAAATCTATATTGAACCTGATCCAACTTCAAACCTT AGATCTCAGCTTCAACAGATTGGATGGAATTGTTCCAGATTTTGGTGGTTTATCGGAATTGAAGTATTT GTTTCTGACAAGTAACTTGCTCACTGGGCCCATTCCAGAAGGGATCAAGGGCAAAGATAATACTCA CCAAATAGATCTttcttacaataattttttagagaGTTCTGCACCATCATGTCGAGGCAATCT AAATTTGTTCAAAAGCTTTTCTGGAAGGGACAACTT AAATCTTAGTGAGTGCCTGAAGGACTCTCCATGTTCAAAAG ATTTCTATAAAGTACATATAAATTGTGGTGGGAAAGCAAGTATCGTTGGAAACATAAAGTATGAAGCGGATGAAGATCCAGCTGGAGGAGCAAGTTTTTTTCGGAAGGAGAATTGGGGATTCAGTAGCTCCGGAAGATTTTGGGATATAAACACTACTGGAAATGACTATGTAGCAAATAATGTATCCATACTCAAAATGAATGAGTCTGAACTATACACAAGTGCACGCCTGTCTCCTCTTTCAACTACATACTATGCCCGCTGCCTAGCAAATGGGCCTTATAAACTGAAACTTCACTTTGCGGAGATAGTAATCAGAGACAATAGATCTTTTGGCAGTCTTGGAAGGCggatatttgatatttatgtGCAG GAAAAACTGGTGTTGAAAGATTTTGATATTGAAAATGCTGCACCAGGGGTTGATAAAGCAGTTGTTAGGGAATATAAAGCAAATGTAACAAATAAAGTTTTGATGATTCGCTTTTTTTGGGCTGGGAAAGGAACAACAGCTACCCCAAAGAGAGGAACATATGGTCCCCTCATATCAGCTATCTCTGTGGAAGCTG atTTCAATCCCCCTGATGATGGCAAGATGAAGATATCCATTGTAGTCGGAGCTGTAGTTGCGGTGCTACTCctcatttttatgattttgggcATTCTTTGGTGGAAAGGTTGTTTGGGAGGGAGAAAATCAAGGGAAAATG AGTTAAAAGGATTAGACCTGCAAACTGGTTTTTTTACATATAGACAAATAAAAGCTGCCACTAATAACTTCAATGCTGCAAACAAGTTGGGGGAGGGTGGTTTTGGATCAGTTTACAAG GGTATACTATCTGATGGTATAGTAATTGCGGTTAAGCAACTTTCATCAAAATCAAGGCAAGGAAGCCGTGAATTTGTGAATGAAATAGGCATGATATCTGGTTTACAACATCCAAATCTTGTTAGACTGTATGGATGTTGTATTGAAGGAAAACAATTATTGTTGGTATATGAGTACATGGAAAACAATAGCCTTGCACGTGCTTTGTTTG ATCCTGTAGATAGCCAGTTAAAATTGGACTGGCCTGCAAGACAGAAAATATGTGTTGGTATAGCAAAAGGCCTGGCTTTCTTGCACGAGGAATCAACGCTGAAAATTGTTCATAGAGACATCAAATCTACTAACGTGTTGCTTGACAGAGACCTTAACCCTAAGATCTCTGACTTTGGTTTGGCCAAGCTCGATGAAGAGGAGAACACGCACATTAGCACCAGAATTGCTGGAACAAT AGGCTATATGGCACCAGAATATGCATTATGGGGTCATCTAACCTACAAAGcggatgtttatagttttggagtTGTTGCATTGGAAATTATTGCTGGGAAGAACAACATGAAATATCGACCAAATCAGAACTTTGTATGCCTTTTAGATTGG GCCATCGTGTTACAACAGAGAGGGGATTTGATGGAATTGGTGGATCCAGAATTGGGGTTTGATTTCAGCAAGGAAGAGGCACTTAGAATGATTAAAGTATCTTTATTATGCACTAATCCATCACCAGTGCTTAGGCCTGTCATGACTGCAGTGGTGAACATGCTTGAAGGCCGGATAGTCATTGATGAATTGACAAGAGGTCCAAGTGTTTATGGCGAAGAATGGGGATTTGAAGCCTTAAGAGATCAACATGGTGAGAGCTCACGACCAAACTCAATGGAAAGTCAAAGCCTTGTTCAATCATCAAATGCAACATGGATTGGTTCTTCTTCTACATCTGCCCACAATATCTATTCCACCAATCAAAATGAATGA
- the LOC142633306 gene encoding putative LRR receptor-like serine/threonine-protein kinase At1g07650 isoform X1, translating to MVPPELGKLVNMENLILSANNLSGELPVALTNLTKLKELRISSSNFTGRMPDFFQSWKQLEKLEIQASGFEGPIPSNISILSNLTELRISDLVGGGSKFPNLGSSTRMKRLMLKSCNISGPIPKSILNLIQLQTLDLSFNRLDGIVPDFGGLSELKYLFLTSNLLTGPIPEGIKGKDNTHQIDLSYNNFLESSAPSCRGNLNLFKSFSGRDNLNLSECLKDSPCSKDFYKVHINCGGKASIVGNIKYEADEDPAGGASFFRKENWGFSSSGRFWDINTTGNDYVANNVSILKMNESELYTSARLSPLSTTYYARCLANGPYKLKLHFAEIVIRDNRSFGSLGRRIFDIYVQEKLVLKDFDIENAAPGVDKAVVREYKANVTNKVLMIRFFWAGKGTTATPKRGTYGPLISAISVEADFNPPDDGKMKISIVVGAVVAVLLLIFMILGILWWKGCLGGRKSRENELKGLDLQTGFFTYRQIKAATNNFNAANKLGEGGFGSVYKGILSDGIVIAVKQLSSKSRQGSREFVNEIGMISGLQHPNLVRLYGCCIEGKQLLLVYEYMENNSLARALFDPVDSQLKLDWPARQKICVGIAKGLAFLHEESTLKIVHRDIKSTNVLLDRDLNPKISDFGLAKLDEEENTHISTRIAGTIGYMAPEYALWGHLTYKADVYSFGVVALEIIAGKNNMKYRPNQNFVCLLDWAIVLQQRGDLMELVDPELGFDFSKEEALRMIKVSLLCTNPSPVLRPVMTAVVNMLEGRIVIDELTRGPSVYGEEWGFEALRDQHGESSRPNSMESQSLVQSSNATWIGSSSTSAHNIYSTNQNE from the exons ATGGTTCCCCCTGAGCTTGGAAAGTTGGTTAACATGGAGAATCT CATTCTTAGTGCTAACAATCTCTCAGGAGAGTTGCCAGTTGCGCTAACTAATTTGACCAAATTAAAAGAACT TAGAATTAGCAGTAGCAACTTCACTGGAAGAATGCCTGACTTTTTCCAAAGTTGGAAACAACTTGAGAAATT AGAGATCCAAGCTAGTGGTTTTGAGGGGCCAATTCCTTCTAACATTTCTATCTTGAGTAACTTAACTGAGCT AAGGATCAGTGACTTAGTTGGAGGGGGTTCAAAATTTCCAAACCTAGGAAGCAGCACACGCATGAAAAGATT AATGTTGAAGAGCTGTAATATCTCTGGACCAATTCCTAAATCTATATTGAACCTGATCCAACTTCAAACCTT AGATCTCAGCTTCAACAGATTGGATGGAATTGTTCCAGATTTTGGTGGTTTATCGGAATTGAAGTATTT GTTTCTGACAAGTAACTTGCTCACTGGGCCCATTCCAGAAGGGATCAAGGGCAAAGATAATACTCA CCAAATAGATCTttcttacaataattttttagagaGTTCTGCACCATCATGTCGAGGCAATCT AAATTTGTTCAAAAGCTTTTCTGGAAGGGACAACTT AAATCTTAGTGAGTGCCTGAAGGACTCTCCATGTTCAAAAG ATTTCTATAAAGTACATATAAATTGTGGTGGGAAAGCAAGTATCGTTGGAAACATAAAGTATGAAGCGGATGAAGATCCAGCTGGAGGAGCAAGTTTTTTTCGGAAGGAGAATTGGGGATTCAGTAGCTCCGGAAGATTTTGGGATATAAACACTACTGGAAATGACTATGTAGCAAATAATGTATCCATACTCAAAATGAATGAGTCTGAACTATACACAAGTGCACGCCTGTCTCCTCTTTCAACTACATACTATGCCCGCTGCCTAGCAAATGGGCCTTATAAACTGAAACTTCACTTTGCGGAGATAGTAATCAGAGACAATAGATCTTTTGGCAGTCTTGGAAGGCggatatttgatatttatgtGCAG GAAAAACTGGTGTTGAAAGATTTTGATATTGAAAATGCTGCACCAGGGGTTGATAAAGCAGTTGTTAGGGAATATAAAGCAAATGTAACAAATAAAGTTTTGATGATTCGCTTTTTTTGGGCTGGGAAAGGAACAACAGCTACCCCAAAGAGAGGAACATATGGTCCCCTCATATCAGCTATCTCTGTGGAAGCTG atTTCAATCCCCCTGATGATGGCAAGATGAAGATATCCATTGTAGTCGGAGCTGTAGTTGCGGTGCTACTCctcatttttatgattttgggcATTCTTTGGTGGAAAGGTTGTTTGGGAGGGAGAAAATCAAGGGAAAATG AGTTAAAAGGATTAGACCTGCAAACTGGTTTTTTTACATATAGACAAATAAAAGCTGCCACTAATAACTTCAATGCTGCAAACAAGTTGGGGGAGGGTGGTTTTGGATCAGTTTACAAG GGTATACTATCTGATGGTATAGTAATTGCGGTTAAGCAACTTTCATCAAAATCAAGGCAAGGAAGCCGTGAATTTGTGAATGAAATAGGCATGATATCTGGTTTACAACATCCAAATCTTGTTAGACTGTATGGATGTTGTATTGAAGGAAAACAATTATTGTTGGTATATGAGTACATGGAAAACAATAGCCTTGCACGTGCTTTGTTTG ATCCTGTAGATAGCCAGTTAAAATTGGACTGGCCTGCAAGACAGAAAATATGTGTTGGTATAGCAAAAGGCCTGGCTTTCTTGCACGAGGAATCAACGCTGAAAATTGTTCATAGAGACATCAAATCTACTAACGTGTTGCTTGACAGAGACCTTAACCCTAAGATCTCTGACTTTGGTTTGGCCAAGCTCGATGAAGAGGAGAACACGCACATTAGCACCAGAATTGCTGGAACAAT AGGCTATATGGCACCAGAATATGCATTATGGGGTCATCTAACCTACAAAGcggatgtttatagttttggagtTGTTGCATTGGAAATTATTGCTGGGAAGAACAACATGAAATATCGACCAAATCAGAACTTTGTATGCCTTTTAGATTGG GCCATCGTGTTACAACAGAGAGGGGATTTGATGGAATTGGTGGATCCAGAATTGGGGTTTGATTTCAGCAAGGAAGAGGCACTTAGAATGATTAAAGTATCTTTATTATGCACTAATCCATCACCAGTGCTTAGGCCTGTCATGACTGCAGTGGTGAACATGCTTGAAGGCCGGATAGTCATTGATGAATTGACAAGAGGTCCAAGTGTTTATGGCGAAGAATGGGGATTTGAAGCCTTAAGAGATCAACATGGTGAGAGCTCACGACCAAACTCAATGGAAAGTCAAAGCCTTGTTCAATCATCAAATGCAACATGGATTGGTTCTTCTTCTACATCTGCCCACAATATCTATTCCACCAATCAAAATGAATGA
- the LOC142633306 gene encoding putative LRR receptor-like serine/threonine-protein kinase At1g07650 isoform X2, which yields MVPPELGKLVNMENLILSANNLSGELPVALTNLTKLKELISSSNFTGRMPDFFQSWKQLEKLEIQASGFEGPIPSNISILSNLTELRISDLVGGGSKFPNLGSSTRMKRLMLKSCNISGPIPKSILNLIQLQTLDLSFNRLDGIVPDFGGLSELKYLFLTSNLLTGPIPEGIKGKDNTHQIDLSYNNFLESSAPSCRGNLNLFKSFSGRDNLNLSECLKDSPCSKDFYKVHINCGGKASIVGNIKYEADEDPAGGASFFRKENWGFSSSGRFWDINTTGNDYVANNVSILKMNESELYTSARLSPLSTTYYARCLANGPYKLKLHFAEIVIRDNRSFGSLGRRIFDIYVQEKLVLKDFDIENAAPGVDKAVVREYKANVTNKVLMIRFFWAGKGTTATPKRGTYGPLISAISVEADFNPPDDGKMKISIVVGAVVAVLLLIFMILGILWWKGCLGGRKSRENELKGLDLQTGFFTYRQIKAATNNFNAANKLGEGGFGSVYKGILSDGIVIAVKQLSSKSRQGSREFVNEIGMISGLQHPNLVRLYGCCIEGKQLLLVYEYMENNSLARALFDPVDSQLKLDWPARQKICVGIAKGLAFLHEESTLKIVHRDIKSTNVLLDRDLNPKISDFGLAKLDEEENTHISTRIAGTIGYMAPEYALWGHLTYKADVYSFGVVALEIIAGKNNMKYRPNQNFVCLLDWAIVLQQRGDLMELVDPELGFDFSKEEALRMIKVSLLCTNPSPVLRPVMTAVVNMLEGRIVIDELTRGPSVYGEEWGFEALRDQHGESSRPNSMESQSLVQSSNATWIGSSSTSAHNIYSTNQNE from the exons ATGGTTCCCCCTGAGCTTGGAAAGTTGGTTAACATGGAGAATCT CATTCTTAGTGCTAACAATCTCTCAGGAGAGTTGCCAGTTGCGCTAACTAATTTGACCAAATTAAAAGAACT AATTAGCAGTAGCAACTTCACTGGAAGAATGCCTGACTTTTTCCAAAGTTGGAAACAACTTGAGAAATT AGAGATCCAAGCTAGTGGTTTTGAGGGGCCAATTCCTTCTAACATTTCTATCTTGAGTAACTTAACTGAGCT AAGGATCAGTGACTTAGTTGGAGGGGGTTCAAAATTTCCAAACCTAGGAAGCAGCACACGCATGAAAAGATT AATGTTGAAGAGCTGTAATATCTCTGGACCAATTCCTAAATCTATATTGAACCTGATCCAACTTCAAACCTT AGATCTCAGCTTCAACAGATTGGATGGAATTGTTCCAGATTTTGGTGGTTTATCGGAATTGAAGTATTT GTTTCTGACAAGTAACTTGCTCACTGGGCCCATTCCAGAAGGGATCAAGGGCAAAGATAATACTCA CCAAATAGATCTttcttacaataattttttagagaGTTCTGCACCATCATGTCGAGGCAATCT AAATTTGTTCAAAAGCTTTTCTGGAAGGGACAACTT AAATCTTAGTGAGTGCCTGAAGGACTCTCCATGTTCAAAAG ATTTCTATAAAGTACATATAAATTGTGGTGGGAAAGCAAGTATCGTTGGAAACATAAAGTATGAAGCGGATGAAGATCCAGCTGGAGGAGCAAGTTTTTTTCGGAAGGAGAATTGGGGATTCAGTAGCTCCGGAAGATTTTGGGATATAAACACTACTGGAAATGACTATGTAGCAAATAATGTATCCATACTCAAAATGAATGAGTCTGAACTATACACAAGTGCACGCCTGTCTCCTCTTTCAACTACATACTATGCCCGCTGCCTAGCAAATGGGCCTTATAAACTGAAACTTCACTTTGCGGAGATAGTAATCAGAGACAATAGATCTTTTGGCAGTCTTGGAAGGCggatatttgatatttatgtGCAG GAAAAACTGGTGTTGAAAGATTTTGATATTGAAAATGCTGCACCAGGGGTTGATAAAGCAGTTGTTAGGGAATATAAAGCAAATGTAACAAATAAAGTTTTGATGATTCGCTTTTTTTGGGCTGGGAAAGGAACAACAGCTACCCCAAAGAGAGGAACATATGGTCCCCTCATATCAGCTATCTCTGTGGAAGCTG atTTCAATCCCCCTGATGATGGCAAGATGAAGATATCCATTGTAGTCGGAGCTGTAGTTGCGGTGCTACTCctcatttttatgattttgggcATTCTTTGGTGGAAAGGTTGTTTGGGAGGGAGAAAATCAAGGGAAAATG AGTTAAAAGGATTAGACCTGCAAACTGGTTTTTTTACATATAGACAAATAAAAGCTGCCACTAATAACTTCAATGCTGCAAACAAGTTGGGGGAGGGTGGTTTTGGATCAGTTTACAAG GGTATACTATCTGATGGTATAGTAATTGCGGTTAAGCAACTTTCATCAAAATCAAGGCAAGGAAGCCGTGAATTTGTGAATGAAATAGGCATGATATCTGGTTTACAACATCCAAATCTTGTTAGACTGTATGGATGTTGTATTGAAGGAAAACAATTATTGTTGGTATATGAGTACATGGAAAACAATAGCCTTGCACGTGCTTTGTTTG ATCCTGTAGATAGCCAGTTAAAATTGGACTGGCCTGCAAGACAGAAAATATGTGTTGGTATAGCAAAAGGCCTGGCTTTCTTGCACGAGGAATCAACGCTGAAAATTGTTCATAGAGACATCAAATCTACTAACGTGTTGCTTGACAGAGACCTTAACCCTAAGATCTCTGACTTTGGTTTGGCCAAGCTCGATGAAGAGGAGAACACGCACATTAGCACCAGAATTGCTGGAACAAT AGGCTATATGGCACCAGAATATGCATTATGGGGTCATCTAACCTACAAAGcggatgtttatagttttggagtTGTTGCATTGGAAATTATTGCTGGGAAGAACAACATGAAATATCGACCAAATCAGAACTTTGTATGCCTTTTAGATTGG GCCATCGTGTTACAACAGAGAGGGGATTTGATGGAATTGGTGGATCCAGAATTGGGGTTTGATTTCAGCAAGGAAGAGGCACTTAGAATGATTAAAGTATCTTTATTATGCACTAATCCATCACCAGTGCTTAGGCCTGTCATGACTGCAGTGGTGAACATGCTTGAAGGCCGGATAGTCATTGATGAATTGACAAGAGGTCCAAGTGTTTATGGCGAAGAATGGGGATTTGAAGCCTTAAGAGATCAACATGGTGAGAGCTCACGACCAAACTCAATGGAAAGTCAAAGCCTTGTTCAATCATCAAATGCAACATGGATTGGTTCTTCTTCTACATCTGCCCACAATATCTATTCCACCAATCAAAATGAATGA
- the LOC142633306 gene encoding putative leucine-rich repeat receptor-like serine/threonine-protein kinase At3g14840 isoform X3, translating into MVPPELGKLVNMENLILSANNLSGELPVALTNLTKLKELRISSSNFTGRMPDFFQSWKQLEKLEIQASGFEGPIPSNISILSNLTELRISDLVGGGSKFPNLGSSTRMKRLMLKSCNISGPIPKSILNLIQLQTLDLSFNRLDGIVPDFGGLSELKFLTSNLLTGPIPEGIKGKDNTHQIDLSYNNFLESSAPSCRGNLNLFKSFSGRDNLNLSECLKDSPCSKDFYKVHINCGGKASIVGNIKYEADEDPAGGASFFRKENWGFSSSGRFWDINTTGNDYVANNVSILKMNESELYTSARLSPLSTTYYARCLANGPYKLKLHFAEIVIRDNRSFGSLGRRIFDIYVQEKLVLKDFDIENAAPGVDKAVVREYKANVTNKVLMIRFFWAGKGTTATPKRGTYGPLISAISVEADFNPPDDGKMKISIVVGAVVAVLLLIFMILGILWWKGCLGGRKSRENELKGLDLQTGFFTYRQIKAATNNFNAANKLGEGGFGSVYKGILSDGIVIAVKQLSSKSRQGSREFVNEIGMISGLQHPNLVRLYGCCIEGKQLLLVYEYMENNSLARALFDPVDSQLKLDWPARQKICVGIAKGLAFLHEESTLKIVHRDIKSTNVLLDRDLNPKISDFGLAKLDEEENTHISTRIAGTIGYMAPEYALWGHLTYKADVYSFGVVALEIIAGKNNMKYRPNQNFVCLLDWAIVLQQRGDLMELVDPELGFDFSKEEALRMIKVSLLCTNPSPVLRPVMTAVVNMLEGRIVIDELTRGPSVYGEEWGFEALRDQHGESSRPNSMESQSLVQSSNATWIGSSSTSAHNIYSTNQNE; encoded by the exons ATGGTTCCCCCTGAGCTTGGAAAGTTGGTTAACATGGAGAATCT CATTCTTAGTGCTAACAATCTCTCAGGAGAGTTGCCAGTTGCGCTAACTAATTTGACCAAATTAAAAGAACT TAGAATTAGCAGTAGCAACTTCACTGGAAGAATGCCTGACTTTTTCCAAAGTTGGAAACAACTTGAGAAATT AGAGATCCAAGCTAGTGGTTTTGAGGGGCCAATTCCTTCTAACATTTCTATCTTGAGTAACTTAACTGAGCT AAGGATCAGTGACTTAGTTGGAGGGGGTTCAAAATTTCCAAACCTAGGAAGCAGCACACGCATGAAAAGATT AATGTTGAAGAGCTGTAATATCTCTGGACCAATTCCTAAATCTATATTGAACCTGATCCAACTTCAAACCTT AGATCTCAGCTTCAACAGATTGGATGGAATTGTTCCAGATTTTGGTGGTTTATCGGAATTGAA GTTTCTGACAAGTAACTTGCTCACTGGGCCCATTCCAGAAGGGATCAAGGGCAAAGATAATACTCA CCAAATAGATCTttcttacaataattttttagagaGTTCTGCACCATCATGTCGAGGCAATCT AAATTTGTTCAAAAGCTTTTCTGGAAGGGACAACTT AAATCTTAGTGAGTGCCTGAAGGACTCTCCATGTTCAAAAG ATTTCTATAAAGTACATATAAATTGTGGTGGGAAAGCAAGTATCGTTGGAAACATAAAGTATGAAGCGGATGAAGATCCAGCTGGAGGAGCAAGTTTTTTTCGGAAGGAGAATTGGGGATTCAGTAGCTCCGGAAGATTTTGGGATATAAACACTACTGGAAATGACTATGTAGCAAATAATGTATCCATACTCAAAATGAATGAGTCTGAACTATACACAAGTGCACGCCTGTCTCCTCTTTCAACTACATACTATGCCCGCTGCCTAGCAAATGGGCCTTATAAACTGAAACTTCACTTTGCGGAGATAGTAATCAGAGACAATAGATCTTTTGGCAGTCTTGGAAGGCggatatttgatatttatgtGCAG GAAAAACTGGTGTTGAAAGATTTTGATATTGAAAATGCTGCACCAGGGGTTGATAAAGCAGTTGTTAGGGAATATAAAGCAAATGTAACAAATAAAGTTTTGATGATTCGCTTTTTTTGGGCTGGGAAAGGAACAACAGCTACCCCAAAGAGAGGAACATATGGTCCCCTCATATCAGCTATCTCTGTGGAAGCTG atTTCAATCCCCCTGATGATGGCAAGATGAAGATATCCATTGTAGTCGGAGCTGTAGTTGCGGTGCTACTCctcatttttatgattttgggcATTCTTTGGTGGAAAGGTTGTTTGGGAGGGAGAAAATCAAGGGAAAATG AGTTAAAAGGATTAGACCTGCAAACTGGTTTTTTTACATATAGACAAATAAAAGCTGCCACTAATAACTTCAATGCTGCAAACAAGTTGGGGGAGGGTGGTTTTGGATCAGTTTACAAG GGTATACTATCTGATGGTATAGTAATTGCGGTTAAGCAACTTTCATCAAAATCAAGGCAAGGAAGCCGTGAATTTGTGAATGAAATAGGCATGATATCTGGTTTACAACATCCAAATCTTGTTAGACTGTATGGATGTTGTATTGAAGGAAAACAATTATTGTTGGTATATGAGTACATGGAAAACAATAGCCTTGCACGTGCTTTGTTTG ATCCTGTAGATAGCCAGTTAAAATTGGACTGGCCTGCAAGACAGAAAATATGTGTTGGTATAGCAAAAGGCCTGGCTTTCTTGCACGAGGAATCAACGCTGAAAATTGTTCATAGAGACATCAAATCTACTAACGTGTTGCTTGACAGAGACCTTAACCCTAAGATCTCTGACTTTGGTTTGGCCAAGCTCGATGAAGAGGAGAACACGCACATTAGCACCAGAATTGCTGGAACAAT AGGCTATATGGCACCAGAATATGCATTATGGGGTCATCTAACCTACAAAGcggatgtttatagttttggagtTGTTGCATTGGAAATTATTGCTGGGAAGAACAACATGAAATATCGACCAAATCAGAACTTTGTATGCCTTTTAGATTGG GCCATCGTGTTACAACAGAGAGGGGATTTGATGGAATTGGTGGATCCAGAATTGGGGTTTGATTTCAGCAAGGAAGAGGCACTTAGAATGATTAAAGTATCTTTATTATGCACTAATCCATCACCAGTGCTTAGGCCTGTCATGACTGCAGTGGTGAACATGCTTGAAGGCCGGATAGTCATTGATGAATTGACAAGAGGTCCAAGTGTTTATGGCGAAGAATGGGGATTTGAAGCCTTAAGAGATCAACATGGTGAGAGCTCACGACCAAACTCAATGGAAAGTCAAAGCCTTGTTCAATCATCAAATGCAACATGGATTGGTTCTTCTTCTACATCTGCCCACAATATCTATTCCACCAATCAAAATGAATGA